The DNA segment GTGATTGTATTACCTGCAGATTTGTAGacagaaacaattttattgataaaatttattttgtacaataCTAGAGAGGAGATTGCTTCTTGCGAAGTGAAGTGGTTCTGATTTGATTTGGATTACAGATATAGGACAGGACAAACTTACTTTTATACTATGTATatcaaattttatacttactatttatttaattcattaaagTCGCCgtattacttattatgttaattattaacatacaaaaacactaaaagtaagctcattatttttaagtaggtatattttaataagtacataatggaTACTAAGAACAATTTAGCAAATTAGGAACATGTAcattcgcgagcaatgaaaaagttccagtaacatagcaccaaattactcctaaacggaatttaacagcgcatcataACATTAATATTTCCTGTAAGGATTAAGTTTGACAGGATCTAGGTCTTCCACCACTTGAGGCAGTGTAACCCTCTGCTTCAGCTCATCGAGTGTGTTGACGTATCTGGCCGCCAAGTCTTCATCGACACTCTCCAGCAGCGCCACAAATCTTTCAATCACGGAATGTTCCACCCGTAAAGACACGTTTGCCATGTTGTCTATCATTCTCTGTTTTTGTTCATCCGTTGCAGTCACTTCATTATAGAACCTTTTACATCCTGCCAAGTCTGCAGTGTTTTCTTGATATATATCGAGCTGTCTGACGGGTCTAGACTGATCCTCGTATGGAACTGGTCCGTTGAAGGAATTAAATGGATAACTCACTGCATCTCCTTCGTCATCTAGAACTGGAGGAGTTCCTTTTCTGTTGTAAGTTCTGGCATAGAATGGGCAATTAACACCAATTTTGTTAGGATTTATACCTAACCGATTATTTTGTGAGTCGTGATATGCAATGACTCTTCCTCTAAACAGCTCATCAGGGGGCTCCAAAATGCCCGGTACTAGATTGGTTGGATTAAATGCCGCCTGATTTACTTCCGCATAATGATTGTCTACATTGCGATTTAAAACAAAACGTCCTACTTGTACTGTGGTGAAGGTGCCGTTAGGCCACAGACGGGTTACGTCAAACGGATCAAAGTTAACTTTGCTGAGGTCCGATGTCGATAAAACATCCATGTCTAGTCTCCAAGATGGATAGTTGCCATTCTCGATTGAGTTATAAATATCGCGCATGAACAGGTCTGGGTCATATTCTGCAATTGCTGAGGACTCTTCTAATGTAAAACTTTTGTAGCCTAGCTCAGTGATAAAACTGAACTTTACGAAATACGATTGACCTTCATTATTGTATAGTTCAAACGTGTGCATTGGGAAAGCATTCATATGTCTAAAGCCTCTCGGTAATCCAAACTCTGAGAACACCCAAAGCATGGTCTGTAATGAAACAGGATTTCTTGTAATGAAATCAAGTTGTGAAGTGGGGTCCCGAATATTTGTCTTTGGATTGGGTCTAAAAGAATGCAAGAAATCTCTGAATAGTATTGGatctttgtaaaaatatactgGAATATTAAGTCCCAATAGGTCGAAATTACCTTCTTCAGTGTACATTTTGAAGGACAGGCCTTTGCCGGTGACTGGATACAAGTCACTGGCGCCTACGTCTATTTGTGAAATTGCCATTCGAGCCAGAACTGGGGTTCGTTTACCCACTTTTTCGAATACCTTTGCTTTGGTATACATGGTGACGTCACTGGTGACTTCGAAGTACCCGTGAGCTCCGGTAGCCTTCGCCAGCACCTCCCGATCCGGTCGCTTGGACATGGCTTCATGTTTGATGCTCTCAAATACAAACGGATTGTTCAAAAAGTTCTTCCCAGCAACTCTCATTTGAGAGACATGGACAGGCTGACCCGAAGATGTAGTCAGTAAAGCAGGAgtctaaattcaaaataatccAGATGAGTTgacttgtttaaaatatttttttcattaatatttattgtattctatttattttgttactatTTAGTACAAAGTAACTATGTAATTCACTATCTATTTTGATACTAAATTACAGTAAGTATAACATTTGTAAGAGTacactttcaaataaaaaagt comes from the Plutella xylostella chromosome 9, ilPluXylo3.1, whole genome shotgun sequence genome and includes:
- the LOC105387387 gene encoding catalase-2 — protein: MKRIRSVLHLILFLEAAKALNLSDANVDPVSMQLFDYKEKHPTPALLTTSSGQPVHVSQMRVAGKNFLNNPFVFESIKHEAMSKRPDREVLAKATGAHGYFEVTSDVTMYTKAKVFEKVGKRTPVLARMAISQIDVGASDLYPVTGKGLSFKMYTEEGNFDLLGLNIPVYFYKDPILFRDFLHSFRPNPKTNIRDPTSQLDFITRNPVSLQTMLWVFSEFGLPRGFRHMNAFPMHTFELYNNEGQSYFVKFSFITELGYKSFTLEESSAIAEYDPDLFMRDIYNSIENGNYPSWRLDMDVLSTSDLSKVNFDPFDVTRLWPNGTFTTVQVGRFVLNRNVDNHYAEVNQAAFNPTNLVPGILEPPDELFRGRVIAYHDSQNNRLGINPNKIGVNCPFYARTYNRKGTPPVLDDEGDAVSYPFNSFNGPVPYEDQSRPVRQLDIYQENTADLAGCKRFYNEVTATDEQKQRMIDNMANVSLRVEHSVIERFVALLESVDEDLAARYVNTLDELKQRVTLPQVVEDLDPVKLNPYRKY